The window tgatattaatatttttttattccaaaaaaTTACACAGCAATTGGTGCAACTTGTGGTTGTGGTTGTGGTGGTGCATCATTAGTGAACTTGATATCAGAAGTTGGCATTAATGGTATGTTTTCTTCTTTTGGTTCAGCAACACTGACATTATCTGGAAGTGGTTTTTTGGGTCCAGTCTTACCAGTTTGATCCCATGGTAAcataattttaactttaattcCAAGAACTCCCTGTCTAAGTAAAACATGACGAGTTGCTGTATCAACATAATCAAGAGTTGGTTCACCAGAGTGAATCATCAAACCGTCAACGAATTTCATTGACTTGGCTCTTTGACCACGAAGTTTGCCAGAAACAACAACTTCACAACCTTTAGCTCCTGATTCCATAATAAAACGAAGAACTCCATAACATGctctgttaaaataataataataataaaattattaaccaaTTGACCTATAATTTTAAGCTTTTagcataataaataaataaaaataaatttacctgcGGACAGCAAGACCACCAATCAATTTATATCTCAATGATTCAGCTTGTGCAATTGCACAGAGACCACGATTAGCAACTTTTTCAGCATATAATTCAACAGTACCATCTTTAAATCCATAACGTTTTTGTACAGCTGATGTTAATTCACGAATTCTACGTCCTTTTTCACCAAGTACACTTTGTGTATGGGTAGCCATTACAATAACTTCTTTTTTCAAAGGTGTAACACGTACTTCAACACCAGAGTAACCATCTTCAGCGAGTTCACGAGTAAAAAACTCGTTGAGTTCTGCTTTGAAGAGGCCATCTTCAACAaactaaacaataatataaataataaattaattaatttttttatataaaatacctattattaataataaacacataAACATTGTCAAGTAATTAACCTCAACAATCCTTGTCAGCCAATATCATCCATATGATCTGgcaattaattatcaagattaattattgtttttgttaatattttgtattgaaaatttcatgaatatcatatttattattattttgttaatttaattgtttaaatattaacgtTTAATTAACTTACTTTGCGTTTTTTTGAGATTGATCGTGGTACAAACGCCATGGTCGCGTGATAAAGGAACGAGACCGGGAGAGGGCAACAGAGagatcaaaaattttttgatcaagTATAAGACAGCTAGAGACCTCTTATCGTCTCGATcaggtattaaaaaaaaaaaaacaactttggCGCTatctacaaaaataaaatgtaaacattatttctctctctctctctctctctctctctctcggcGTCTGTGCGTATGTGTGGACAATGGGCACTG is drawn from Aphidius gifuensis isolate YNYX2018 linkage group LG3, ASM1490517v1, whole genome shotgun sequence and contains these coding sequences:
- the LOC122852571 gene encoding 40S ribosomal protein S3-like translates to MAFVPRSISKKRKFVEDGLFKAELNEFFTRELAEDGYSGVEVRVTPLKKEVIVMATHTQSVLGEKGRRIRELTSAVQKRYGFKDGTVELYAEKVANRGLCAIAQAESLRYKLIGGLAVRRACYGVLRFIMESGAKGCEVVVSGKLRGQRAKSMKFVDGLMIHSGEPTLDYVDTATRHVLLRQGVLGIKVKIMLPWDQTGKTGPKKPLPDNVSVAEPKEENIPLMPTSDIKFTNDAPPQPQPQVAPIAV